In Lolium perenne isolate Kyuss_39 chromosome 5, Kyuss_2.0, whole genome shotgun sequence, the sequence GTATGGTCCGGTTGAACATTCAGTCTCCTCATCTGTTCAAACACCTGAACCACCTCTTGTCCATACCCATGCTGAGCATACCCTGACAGAAGAGAGTTCCAGGAAACCAGGTCTGGCGCTCGAACCGAGGCGAAAACATCAGTGGATTTTCCTATCTCGCCGTGTCTGGCGTACATGGACATCAAACCGTTCTGGACATTCACATCGGATTCGTGTCCTGTTTTGAGGATCAGAGCATGGACTTGTCTTCCTTCTAGCAATGAGGATGAGTTGCCTATAGCCTTCAGCATGCTGGCAAAAGTGAACACATCTGTGTCAGCGCCATTCCTTCTCATCACCATGAACTGGTGAAACGTCTCGTCGCCTCTTCCCAACGAGGAGAGTCCCGAGATCACGGAATTGAGTGATACCTGGTCCTGACATGAAACAGCCGTCTGCACCTTCCTGAAATCTTCTAAGCTGCCACACTTGGAGTACATGGTCAGAAGAGTGGACAAGACATACGGATTGTGCTCGAGACCCTTCTTTACCACTTCGCAATGCGCTTGCCTGCCATGATCTAGGTCCTCAGGGCTCGCGAACGAGCTGATGAGGCTACTGTACGTCATCACGTTCGGTGCTACCCCGGACTGTTGCATCTCCCTTACCAGCACCATGGCGTCAAGAGGTTTTCTCGCTGAGGCGAACCCGCTGACAAGCGCTGTGAACGTAGCCACGTTCTTCTCCTCCGTCTCCTCAAGAACCCGCCGGGCAGCTGACACATCACAGCATTTGGCATACATGTCCACCAGCACAGTCCCTACGACGACGCTGCTGCTACCGCAGACACCGCACTTGAGGGCGACGCCGTGCAGCATCGCTCCGACGCCCACGTCCTCCATCCTCGCGCAGGCGACCAGGACGCTGGACAAGGCCGACGCGGTGGGGGAGACGCCTGCCCGTGCCATGCGTACAAACGCCTCAACGGAGAGTCCGGGCTCACGGGACCGCGCGTGGCCGTAGATGAGGGAGCTCCAGGTGACACCGGTCTTCTCAGGCATTTCGTCGAACAGCTGCTGGGCCTCGCGCAGGCAGCGGGAGCGGCAGTACAGGTTGAGCAGGGCGGTGCCGGCGAAGACGTTGGCCGCGAAGCCGAGCTTGGTGGACGCCGCGTGGAACTGCCCCGCGGCGGACCGGCTCGGCGGCACCTCGGCGCCGGCGAGGAGCTGGACGAAGCCCCGTGGCGTTCGCACGTGGCGCATGATGCCGTGGCGGCGTCGCCTCGCGGACGGGCGGGCGGGTTCGCCGTCCGGGGAGCGGCGGGGAACTTACGGCGCTGTTGCGGGGCGTGCGTGTCGCCGCCGGCGCCCGAGAAGACGCAGCTTGCTGTTTTTTTACACCATTTTTTTTGAGAATCTTTTACTCCATGGCTGTTTGAGTGCCTTGACTCGGTTAGGCAGCCCAACTAGCCATGGCTTTGGGCCCAGCAACCCTTCCAAGCCTGGCTGGGAATAGGCCCAGCAACCAGCCACAAGCCCACAATACGTTCCTCAAAATCCAGAAGGAAAAAAAGGGgcaagccaccgccgccgccgccacaccgGAGACCGGGCCGAACATGCACTGCGGCCATCATGGATGCTGTCAGGGCCCGATGGCCGCCGACGACGATGAGGTAGATAGGAGAGGGGCTCGTGCCCAGATACAGGAGAGGAAAACGAAATAACAGGGAATAAAATGTAGGGTTTTTGCATAGCGTGCCTCCCAACCTCCCGCTCCTACCCCTTTATACTGAGGAGTAGGACCACGCTGTTTAGATTATTACATTTAACAGGTTCAAAACGTGAGTAAGCCTGTGACTAAGACTAGAGCAACTGACGCCGTCGGATCCCTCACAGGCATTGCCAGCCAGAAGATGCACAGGGCCTGACAATGCCCCCCCCTCGAGGCAAGACCTCAGGGCTTGAACTCTGGCCAAGTCTTCATCACGAACTCGGCGTCTTCCCAGGAAGCTTCATCCACTGTCATTCCTTCCCAATGAATCTTCCACTGAGGCACCGCGACGTCATAGTCTTCCACTGGGTGCTTGCGAGGAATCATGCGGCGCTCCACGACTGCTGTCGGGAATAGTTTGACCTTACCTTCTGGAGTAACCAGTGGAAGCGAAGGAGAAGGAACAGCATTTGCGCCAGTGTGCTTCTTCAGGTGGCTGACGTGAAAAACATCATGTAGTAGAGTTCCAGCCGGCAATTGGAGTTTATAAGCTCGTTTGCCCACCAATTGCGTGATTTTGAAGGGACCATACCAACGAGGAGTGAGCTTCAGTGGGTTACCTCTACCCAGGGCATTCTCTCGCTGTGGCAGCATTTTGAGGTACACCATGTCGCCAAGCATGAAGGATCTTGGAGTTCTGTTTTGATCCGCATACTTCTTCATCTTAGTTTGTGCCTTAGCAAGGTTTTGTTGAAGTAATGTGATCATTCGTTCCTTGGCACCCAAGGTTTCTTGTGCTTCTGGAGACAAAGCTGTGACATTGTGGAGTTGAGTGAGTACAGGGGGTGGGTACTCATACAATGCTTCAAAGGGAGACATCTTGATGGCTGTATGAAAACAGCTGTTGTACCAGAATTCTGCTGCTGGCAAGTAATCACTCCATTTCCTTGGTTCTTGGAATGCCATACATCTCAAATACTGCTCCATGCATTGGTTGACCCTCTCTGTTTGACCATCTGACTGTGGGTGATAAGCTGTCGAGAAGTGAAGGGAAATCTTCATTGCTGAAAATATTTCTGACCATAACTTGCTGAGGAATATGGAGTCTCTGTCAGTTGTGATCACTGTAGGAGGCCCATGCAATTTGATAATCTGTGCCATGAACAGTTCTGCGACAGTTTTCACTGTATAAGGATGAGATAGTGGGATAAAATGGGCATACTTGGTCAGGCGATCCACCACAACCAATATGACATCAAATCCTTTTGATTTTGGCAGCCCTTCGACGAAATCCATGCTTATCTCAGACCACTTGGTGTGTGGAATGTTTAGGGGATCTAGCAACCCTGGGTATTGCACCTTTTCTGTTTTGGAAATTTGGCAGACAGGACAGGAAGCAACCTTTTCTGTCACAAATTCCTTCAATTTCGGCCAATGGAACAATTGCTTGAGCTTGTGGTAAGTGACTCTCATGCCAGAATGTCCCCCAAAAGCAGAAGAGTGAATGGAAT encodes:
- the LOC127302304 gene encoding pentatricopeptide repeat-containing protein At1g11290, chloroplastic; its protein translation is MRHVRTPRGFVQLLAGAEVPPSRSAAGQFHAASTKLGFAANVFAGTALLNLYCRSRCLREAQQLFDEMPEKTGVTWSSLIYGHARSREPGLSVEAFVRMARAGVSPTASALSSVLVACARMEDVGVGAMLHGVALKCGVCGSSSVVVGTVLVDMYAKCCDVSAARRVLEETEEKNVATFTALVSGFASARKPLDAMVLVREMQQSGVAPNVMTYSSLISSFASPEDLDHGRQAHCEVVKKGLEHNPYVLSTLLTMYSKCGSLEDFRKVQTAVSCQDQVSLNSVISGLSSLGRGDETFHQFMVMRRNGADTDVFTFASMLKAIGNSSSLLEGRQVHALILKTGHESDVNVQNGLMSMYARHGEIGKSTDVFASVRAPDLVSWNSLLSGYAQHGYGQEVVQVFEQMRRLNVQPDHTTFLLVLTACSRVGLVDKGLEYFNLMKTDGFLAGARQEHYACIVDLLGRAGHLQEAESLVHDMPIEPSVSVYRALLSACQIHGNLEIAIRVSAHLIELYPHDSSAHVQLSKAFAGDGHWGNAAEVREAMAGKGIVKNPAWSCVENQIQVA